One Carettochelys insculpta isolate YL-2023 chromosome 1, ASM3395843v1, whole genome shotgun sequence genomic window, tccagggaAATAGATTtcgctgcctgcctcacccagatgtactTCATTCACTGCTTTTCAAACATGGAGTCTGGGatctttgtggccatggctttggatcgctacgtggccatctgccatcccctgcgacattccaccatcctgacaaaTGCTGTGGTGGCCAAGATTGGCCTGGCTGTAACAGTGCGCAGTACCCTGCTTATATTGCCCCTTCCAGTCCTCGCAAGATTGTTGTCATATTGCAGAACCACCATCATCCTCCACTCGTACTGTCAGAACATGGCTGTGGTGAGCCTGGCCTGCTCTGACATCCGCCTCAGTAATTACTATGCTCTCTTCGTGATATTCTTTATGACCGCTCTGGATGTGGTTTTACTCACTTTCTCATATACTCAGGTCCTCAGGGCCATCTTCAGACTCCCCACAAAGGACACCCGACTCAAGACTTTTggaacctgcagctcccacctttGTGCCATCTTAGTCTATTCTATCCCagctctcttctccttcctcacgTATCGATTTGGGTCCAATGTCCCCCAGTATGTTCACACTCTCCTCTCCAACATCTATGTCCTGGCACCTCCCATactaaaccccatcatctatggggtgagGACTAGACAGATCCAGGACAGACTGTTCCGTCTCTTTACTCATAAAGGGACCTGACGTTTTCTATTGGTGTATTTTCTCTCCGACCGACCTTCATTCCAAGCTGGCTGGTGACATGGTGCAGGGCACCCCCATCCCGAATCTTCCACTGGAAAACCAAAAATACTAGAATTTCTTTCCTGGTCTTCCTGAGCTCCATCACAGTGACAAACTACACAACTGCTCTGTGTACTACAGTTTATCTCATAAATTTGCCACTCTGCTAATGGCTGGCAACTGGACCTTTGAGCCCTCACCAAATGCCAGACCTCTTGGGTAAACACCCCCCCTGCTGTGTTTCTTCCTCCCAAGACCTTCGCTGCGTCACTCACTCTTCGACTCTCTGCCGCCACACGACACTTTTTGTATCATTATCACATCTCCCCTGAAAAAATAGCACTGGCAACACTGTCTGAACAAGGAAATTGAGAGAAGTCTTTCTCAGGGAATCACATATTGCATGAGCAATGGATATTGGGGAAAAGAGTATTTCATTTTCCTTTAAGCTCCAGCTccactacagaggtatttcaaaataaggtatttcaaaatatctcattTTGAAACAATTCATcttcacacaaaatgtgtttcaaaacagcacccagctatttGGAAACAGCATTTCCCCAcacaaaatgttattttaaaatagtggctTTGGCAGCCATTATGGTTTATTACAGAACAGCGCTAATCCATGTCTTTctagatcctatttcaaaatcattattCCTCCTCcaatgaggcttaccaatttcaaaataacagtgtaGACAccaaaaaactattttgaaataacagctgttatctcgaaatagTGCAGCTGTAGTCTTACTCTGTGCTCTGGCTTGATTTCGTCCTGTGGTACAAACTGGAATGCTTTGGCTTTTCAGGACTTACAGTGTCTTACATTAAAAGTACAAAATCAGACGTTACAGAGCTCTAGGTCTGTAAATATGTTGCTGTGACCTACTGTACCCGAAAGCAACACACTGGCTACCCCACATTCATTTCTGCAATGAAACGGAAACAAATCCTTTGTGTAAAATGTATCACGTGCACCTTAAGTAGGAAAAATGTGATCTTCTGGAATATTGCTTTTGACGATCCTTCAGTTAACACAATGGGCCATGGAAGAAGCTCACTCCCCACCTGATGGACTTTCCTGGGAATGTTCTAATCACTTAACATCCATCGTTCAGTAACTAATAAATCCATTTTATATCTTTTAACTTAAAGAATGCACTGTGAGAT contains:
- the LOC142007585 gene encoding olfactory receptor 52M1-like, translating into MSDSNATDSTNPSTFILLGFPGWEAAHFWISIPFCAMYITALLGNITILYIVKTEPSLHEPMYYFLCMLAVTDLVLCTSILPKTLSIFWFNSREIDFAACLTQMYFIHCFSNMESGIFVAMALDRYVAICHPLRHSTILTNAVVAKIGLAVTVRSTLLILPLPVLARLLSYCRTTIILHSYCQNMAVVSLACSDIRLSNYYALFVIFFMTALDVVLLTFSYTQVLRAIFRLPTKDTRLKTFGTCSSHLCAILVYSIPALFSFLTYRFGSNVPQYVHTLLSNIYVLAPPILNPIIYGVRTRQIQDRLFRLFTHKGT